The Cottoperca gobio chromosome 22, fCotGob3.1, whole genome shotgun sequence genome contains a region encoding:
- the chrm5a gene encoding muscarinic acetylcholine receptor M5a, whose product MEGESVLNSTVNTSTMDDHLVTHSLWEVITIATVSAIVSLITIVGNVLVMLSFKVNSQLKTVNNYYLLSLAAADLIIGVFSMNLYTSYILMGYWALGNLACDLWLALDYVASNASVMNLLVISFDRYFSITRPLTYRAKRTPKRAGIMIGLAWLVSLVLWAPPILCWQYFVGKRTVPERQCQIQFFSEPVITFGTAIAAFYIPVSVMTILYCRIYKETEKRTKDLAELQGINYPTEPGVPQPQKTIIRSCFSCKLRSTSHDRNQASWSSSSRSQAAKSAATTNDEWSKAGQLTTFNSYASSEDEDRPVSPGAFQPSFRNQACETIKSGVRSESEQLSSYEEDSFFQTPPKSNSQKSSKCVSYKFKPVAKDTHVENHSKNGDTKMASSTFSSAESMSVPSTSSTVKPIDATLKNQITKRKRMVLIKERKAAQTLSAILLAFILTWTPYNIMVLISTFCSDCIPLSLWHLGYWLCYVNSTVNPMCYALCNKTFQKTFRMLLLCQWKKKRIEEKLYWYGQNPVVSSKLT is encoded by the coding sequence ATGGAGGGAGAGAGCGTACTGAACTCCACTGTAAATACCAGTACAATGGATGACCACCTGGTCACTCACAGTCTCTGGGAGGTGATCACCATTGCAACTGTGTCGGCTATAGTTAGCCTCATCACCATTGTGGGGAATGTCCTGGTGATGCTCTCCTTTAAGGTCAACAGCCAGCTGAAGACGGTGAATAATTACTACCTGTTGAGTCTGGCCGCTGCTGACCTCATCATAGGTGTTTTCTCCATGAATCTGTATACCTCGTATATACTGATGGGCTACTGGGCCTTAGGGAACCTTGCATGTGACCTGTGGTTGGCGTTGGACTATGTAGCCAGTAATGCCTCAGTCATGAACCTGTTGGTGATCAGTTTCGACAGATATTTCTCCATCACCAGACCTCTGACCTACAGGGCCAAGCGGACTCCAAAACGAGCTGGGATCATGATAGGCTTGGCGTGGCTGGTGTCACTTGTTTTGTGGGCCCCACCTATTCTCTGCTGGCAATACTTTGTAGGAAAAAGGACTGTCCCTGAGAGGCAATGCCAGATTCAGTTTTTCTCCGAGCCTGTGATAACCTTTGGGACAGCGATCGCTGCCTTTTATATCCCCGTATCAGTCATGACAATCCTATACTGTCGAATCTACAAGGAGACTGAGAAGAGGACCAAAGATCTGGCGGAGCTGCAGGGGATTAACTATCCCACTGAGCCTGGGGTCCCCCAACCTCAGAAGACCATTATCAGATCCTGTTTTAGCTGTAAATTAAGATCGACTTCACATGACCGGAATCAAGCCTCTTGGTCCTCCTCCAGCAGAAGCCAAGCGGCCAAATCTGCGGCCACCACCAATGACGAGTGGTCCAAAGCTGGTCAGCTGACCACTTTCAACAGTTACGCCTCGTCAGAGGACGAGGACAGGCCCGTGTCTCCAGGGGCCTTCCAGCCCTCTTTTAGGAATCAAGCTTGTGAGACCATCAAGAGTGGAGTGCGCAGCGAGAGCGAGCAGCTGAGCAGCTATGAAGAGGATAGCTTCTTCCAGACGCCGCCCAAAAGCAACTCTCAGAAGAGCAGCAAGTGCGTGTCCTACAAGTTCAAGCCCGTGGCCAAAGACACTCACGTGGAGAACCACAGCAAAAACGGAGACACCAAAATGGCGTCGTCTACGTTCTCCTCGGCTGAGTCCATGAGCGTCCCGTCCACCTCCTCGACGGTGAAGCCCATAGACGCCACGTTGAAGAACCAGATCaccaagaggaagaggatggttCTGATCAAGGAGAGGAAGGCAGCGCAGACTCTCAGCGCCATCTTGCTGGCCTTCATCTTAACATGGACGCCGTATAACATCATGGTGCTTATTTCAACGTTCTGCTCAGACTGCATTCCCCTCTCACTCTGGCATCTGGGCTACTGGCTGTGCTACGTCAACAGCACCGTCAATCCCATGTGCTACGCCCTTTGTAACAAGACTTTCCAAAAGACCTTCCGTATGCTCCTACTTTGCCAGTGGAAGAAGAAAAGGATTGAGGAGAAACTATACTGGTATGGACAAAACCCTGTGGTCAGCTCCAAACTGACATga